CAAGCTCGGCCAGATGCAGCTCTGTAACACTGGCAACGAGCGATCCTTTTAACCCTTGGGGTATACCAGCCAGCCGAATAAGGATTACACCCTTGATTACGCAGTGCTGGCGAAACACGATTTCTCCAAAATCCTTGTCCGCCGTAACCAGTATGGCTCACTGCTTGTTTGCTAGATCAAAAACTGCATCGTCGGTAATTCCAGGTTCCATTTCGGCCACGTAAGTAACCTTATAGCCATGCGCCCGCAAGGCAACCACAATGTCTCTATCGACACTTTCATCAGCCAGGAAATTCATTGAACTTCCTCTTGGACAGGATAGACCACATCAGCCCGAATAGCTTCTGCCGCAAAAGCAAGTGCGGCCCGGATTGCCTCCTCAGTCAACCGCGGGTGCGCTTGAATAATCTGCTCCACAGTCTCCCCTTGAGCAAGCTTCTCCAGGATTAAGTCTACCGGGATCCTAGTTCCCGCAATGATTGGCTTGCCCATCAAAAATTTCGGGTCTGATTTAATCAGGTCGGTTTCCACCGGCTGTACACCCCCAATGTTCCCATTAACATACGTACCATATCTGCCTCCCTTTGGCCTACGAGGCATCCTACAATGTTGTCAAAATGACTGGATTAATAGCTGCCATCCTGATTTTGGTGCCGGCAGGTAAGGGATATCCTACCCTCAGTATATCATGAACTTGCTACCCCAACAACGAACCGCTCCGGCTCCGGCCTTGCATCTTGATGGTTTAACCGCAGGCAGAATTCTAAATGGAACCCAGATCCCTAAAGCTAGCTACTCTTCCGCAAAGTACCTCTTCACCATTGCCGCTATGAACGGTTTGAAGTCACCCAGATGATTCTGGATTATATCCCAGACTTCATCGGCATCAACCTGGTCGTAAAGGTGCACCACCCGATTGCGAAACCGAACCATGGCTTTATAGGTTTCTTTCATTTCCGCCGGCACTAGCCCGTGTTGAGCTGCAACTTCAATGGTTTCAGCATAAGTTTTGGGTAGCCCCCATCCCTCTCGGGCCACCACGTGGGTGCAGGCATCCAGCAAAGCCTCTATTGCCACCTGGA
This Clostridia bacterium DNA region includes the following protein-coding sequences:
- a CDS encoding DUF433 domain-containing protein; its protein translation is MPRRPKGGRYGTYVNGNIGGVQPVETDLIKSDPKFLMGKPIIAGTRIPVDLILEKLAQGETVEQIIQAHPRLTEEAIRAALAFAAEAIRADVVYPVQEEVQ
- a CDS encoding DUF86 domain-containing protein — protein: MTVDKEKLRQKLQFMRQELRELERFRRMGRDQFKSDSIYEAAATRMLQVAIEALLDACTHVVAREGWGLPKTYAETIEVAAQHGLVPAEMKETYKAMVRFRNRVVHLYDQVDADEVWDIIQNHLGDFKPFIAAMVKRYFAEE